Below is a genomic region from Prunus persica cultivar Lovell chromosome G3, Prunus_persica_NCBIv2, whole genome shotgun sequence.
ACATGTGATGGAAATAAAATCTTtaggccaaaagaaaatcGTGAAATGGATTGTTATCACTAGAACAATCTGCATAACTAATAATTCGACTTAACGAAGCAGCACCACTTTAATCTATGAATTATCAGATTCTGAAAGGGCACCCATGTTCACATTCCCAAACCTAAGACAATTCGGGGgagttaaaacaaaacaaattattaaataaaggaCAACTCTCCAAACCtaagattatatgtaacttattttttataaatgcaTGTTTAGAAATGATAAGTTAAAATATTCAAGTTACAATCCGGTTGTACGGTGAATTAGTTTTCGATCGGGAAACCCTAGCccctttctcccaaaaaataTTCTTAGAGCCTTTTTCACTTTGAGGGGGGAagaagccattgttcttcccccctctcctctcttctcttcctctcttcctcctttcaccttttcccccattttcaaagacaaagggttttccctatttgtcttagttttgttatgattttcatccaaccattATTGGCGGTTGCGGCTCAGCGTCGGATCTTCACCTGCATTTCAGCGtcggatctccaccaccatcttttttgcaatttctttgtgtttggaataagttgcagagactctttgggttctctgtgtagttttcacctctccttttgtgagagtttttcatctctccttggtgagagttttatttgtattattatagcttggttttttcaagctttatctctttttttattattctaagtttgcaatcttagttgggatgcctatgccagagtttcttcgatcttgCCTGATCGTTGGTGGAGACATacctgattttcttaattttgatattagaccgctccgttattgtaatggcccttttgtggctagtttgtattggccctttgtggctagtggcttttttggctgaattataAATGtaatcatagaatttctcaaaaaaataaaaataaataaataaaggaaaactCCCCAGAGCACATGAGGATTGGAGGTTTCGAACTTAAAATCTCCGAAAATTACAACTCTGATACCattaaagaagaaatgaatAAAAAGCTTAATTTCTGTCACGGAAACAACCAAACCAATACAatatgcattatatatataaagcaaaaggtagagaatggtaaaattttcaaaatactagaaaatgcccttagttaatgcaaacattaagaattgaaattattaactaaatgaggataatatggtaaattcacactttttcatatttaaaaaaatttaaaaaaaatcagataatagatcatatttttatggaacacaactatccattatcttttttaattctaaaataaatttaattatttttttttaaaaagcctctcgcaggtACGGAAATACGTACGGAGAGGCTAGTGTATATGTAGCCAAATGACATGACTTTCTTACAAAATAAGGTCCCCCAAGGCAATGTTGGATTGCTTTTATTGTGATGCCAAATCACTGCAGCTTGACACTACTAAAGAAAATGATAAGTCCTGCTACATTTATCAACAGCTGTGAAAAGAGGAGGAGTAGTAAAACTTTTGTTTGcttaattatttaagaaaaGGAGTGGGGTTGGAAAACTCCTCTGTTCTTGCATATTGTAGAGGGATTGATGTATGCATACAATAACAATAGGGCATGCAGTTAATTATAACATGCTGCAGACATGAACTAGATACCGAGGACTAACTTTATCGTGGCGTTAACATACTTAATTTCTGACCTTGAGATTTGCTCCAAAATATGTTTTTCTCATATTTGTCCTTTTCAATCTCATGGCATTTGACTTTCTCCAAGTACAGCAGATGAGGAAACTGATCCTCCACCTCTGTAAGTTCTATTTTCATATTACTCAAGTACTTGAGACGCAAGATTTCCACCCTCCACTTACACTCGGTGACAGTCTCCTCCCCTGCATGGTCTAAGCTACAAAGTTCCCCTCCTCTTATGTAGAGCTTCTTCATATTTGTCAGTTGCCTCGGATTCAGCCATGGAGGTACTTCTTTTAGAGGGATGCCTTGCAGATCCAATTTTTCTAAATCCGGTGGGAATGAGAAATCCAGGGACTGGCGGGCAATTTTTCCTCTTAACTCTGGAGAAACCACTGCCCATGATATTTTGAGGCGGCGAAGAGATGAAATTTCCTTCAAATTTTCGAACTCCTTGTCCTGCATTACAGCCTCAATCCCTATGTATATACTTAGCCGCCTTAGTTTCTTCAACTTGACAAGATCACCGAGTCTTGAGGGAGTATTTTTCAAATTGGCTATGAGAAAACCTTTAAGTACTTCGAGGGAAGAGAGTTTGCCAATCCCTTTCGGCATGCCTTCTAGGAAGTAACACTCTGATATATCCAAATGAGTGAGCTTCCTCAACGATGAGATATCTGAAGGCAATGTCTCTAAATTGTGGCATGCTCTCAGATCCAGAATTTCAAGGCTGATGATGTTAAAGATACAAGAAGGAATCCGTGTTATTCCTGACATTCCTCGGAGACTAAGATACTTGAAGCTCAAGTAGTGCTGAGCCCCAATACCTTTCAAAAATAATCCTTCATCATCCACTTCAATGTGATGCGTGGGTGAGCTCTGCCACCGTCCCAGCTGAAGAACAACAACGTTCTTCAACTTGCTAAGCCATTCACGTTTGAAACTAAGATAGTTTCTGTTCACATTGAATACTGTCAACGGATCTTCCTCACCCGGAGAAGTCGGGTTCTGATCAAAAACTAAGCACTGGCGCCTGCAAACTGACGCTTGACATGATGGCATCCACGGCCATGATGAATCAAAGTGGAAGAGCAGAGCGTCCCTGGCCAAGCCTATCAGCATATAACGAATCCAAGGGTGCAGCGTGCAACTAGTGGAAATACTGGATGCATTAACAGCATTTCCATGTGGTTGAATCAAGCCCTGTTTCATGAGTTTGCCAAAGATTTCATCCCCTACCTCTTCGGCTGTCTTGTCTTGGGTGGCCGTGATGAAGCCCTCCCCAATCCACCAGTAAATTAGAGGCCTTTTCTTTATCACAGACTCCGCCGGGAAGattgagaaagagaggaagcaGAGCCTCAACTCGGTGCCCTCGAGATGCTCGTAACTCCTCCTCATATTAGCCATGGCACGACTTTCGTAAATTCCATTCTCCACGCCCATTTGTGACAACTCTTGTGATAGCGTCTTAATTGCTGTTAGACCCAACTCCGGCAGAGACCAATGCGTAAACTCTAAACTGCGCTTAGGGTAACTCGGCATTAACTTCACTACAGGAATTGAGGCTTTTATTTGGTCGACATTTTCAATCATGCTAGTCAGGAAGCTGGTGATTGCCTCCAGGCCGATGAAAGCATTGCTCTCATCATCTCCCAAGAAAAACTTGTCAACTCGACGTTCTAAGACAGTGAATTGGTTGAACAGAGTGTGCTCCCAGAGCGTAACTCTAGGTAGCAATTTTAAGTCTTCCATTTGTTGAAGCCCATCTTCAATCTTTTGAAAGCGACTCAGAACCACTTCCTGATCATCACCTGGATTTATGTTGGCAATGaccttggctttggcttttccCAGACGATCCAATAACTTGGGCAGGAACTTCTCTGCATTTCTTGAGGTTGAGGCTGAGGTTGAGGTGACATTTCTCATTTCAGATGCAATTACACTGAAAAGGAGGTAGTCTGTTGCAGATAGAGGGTAGCTGTGGAACTCGAGAGATTGATGCAATCAAACCTATCATGTCTATTTGTTGCAGATTAGTGAGTCCTCTAGAACTAACCCACCATTCATTTttcttgcaaaaaaaaaacaaataagataatagaATTAACAGAAAGTAGTAGAGGAAATTGACAATCACCGTAAGCAGAGGCGGATCCATTAAGGCGTaaggaggtgcagctgcacctcccTTCGCCGAAAAAAccattgtaggtgcttcaaacTGCCCCTTTGCTCAACTGAtgtacagattaccttattttcattttcaatatttaagtaaatgtataaaaataaattaaagtaaaaggacaaagacatttacttaagtttacaatgtaaataaggaagtaccccccatttggattcaaataaaaatactagaaaatcaaattcctaccaaatcaaaatatgaaaaatcagttttagtgcaaaatacgatttaggctaaaaatgatggctcattaagtcaatatatgcttcatactaaaattccataaaatcaagttttcttatttgatgtgtaaggaataaaagccgccaaaaattatcttgagaaaatgattattccgaaaaactatccgctaaaaaatttctgagtCCGCCACTGACCGTAAGATCatctttttaaagaaatacaaTAATTACATTTAAAATATTCCAGACTTCTTTTAAACAATTATTTGATGTTGGTCAATCTTAACCTGCTAATTGAGCATAAAGAAGATGGGTGGTGCAGGGTAACATGCCAAAAGAAATGTTTTATTTAAGAATGGTAATTTTTCAGTCAGTTCGATTAAATTGCCGGTAGGAGATTAGTGCGGTTTATAGCTAAAatgtcaaacaaaaaagaaaaacagaagagGAGCTTCTTCTCACAACAATAGAGATTTTAACACTTGTCATTTAAATAGATAATGCTTCCCTCCTTGCCATAAGGAAGGGTACTCCTCCTTGCCGTAAGGAGGGGTACTCCTCCTTTCCGTAAGGAGGGGTACTCCTCCTTTCCGTAAGGAGGGGTACTCCTCCTTTCCGTAAGGGGGGGTACTCCTCCTTGCCGTAAGGGGGGGTACTCCTCCTTGCCGTAAGGAGGTACTCCTCCTTGCCGTAAGGAGGTACTCCTCCTTGCCGTAAGGAGGTACTCCTCCTTACCTACTAATGTGACTCAAGCACAAATTAACactcatcttttctttttctttttttattctcaaatgtacatttatttttcactttaatTATTCTTAACAAAAGGGACATGTGTCAGATTGTGGCTGAGCCACATCAGTAGGTAAGGAGAGTTCCTACTTATGGGCAATGAGGGAAGCATTATcccaaaaaattgaagaaatttgacaaggGTCAAAACCCCATTTGTTTGGAGGAGGAACTCCTACTCAGTTTTAAGAAGCCAAGCTTTTTCCAACGTTGTGTTAATTGGTGAAACGACATGGTAAACCCAAACCTGCAAATTTTGGTAAACGATCATGTAGCTTCAGAAATTGCTACCTCTATTGGAAAcaaaattaactaataaaaagaaacaaactttTTTACTATTACTCTTCGAGGATGCTCTTAGCTGACAATCACAGTTCAAAAggcaaataaaaagaaaaggggaaaaggagaaaagaaaaagctcatCATACTCCTTGGTAGTCCTAGAAGCAAAGAACAATggcaaaagaaatatatataattcccCACTCTTTTCGAACAATTATTCAGTGTCAATTAGTCTTAATATTAAAATTGTTAAACGTGGGTTGGTGAATAATGATAGAACTAGAGATCAAAGCACTGAAAGAATGGCAGGGGATGTTGCTCAATTTCTCCAGAAAAAGTTCCTGGCATCTCTTAGCGAGACAGAGTCTGAATTATCAGGTGCTGTTCTCATTTCTGATTTGGGAGCAATCAAAGATATTGTAATATCTATAGATACTCGAAGACTTACCGGAGATTACTACTGTCGATTTATCTCTGTGCTCCTGGACCTCACCGAAGCTTTGACCAAGTGCCAGGTCTTCTCACATGAGTGGAAGATGCATAGTCATCGCAAGACTCATTTAGCAGTCTTCAACCATTTGAGTTTGAGGAAGATTTGTTTCGtgtggaagatgaagaagCGTCTGGCTGCAATAAAACGTATCTTCGAGGCTGAGTTtatgaaaaaggaagaaagaatttATAACTTGAGGGAATCATCAAGTCGTCCTTATCCTGAAGAGAATTTAGAGAGCGAACTACCTGTAGTGGAGGGTGAAGTTGTGGGATTTGATGAGCAATTATGGAAGATTAGGAACTTTCTTTTAAAACCATCGCCGTCGTCAGGTGCTGGATTTGCGGCAGTTGGGATACTGGGCATTGCAGGCGCAGGTAAGACCACTCTGGTGCGCGAGTTTTTGAGTTGGTGGATAGTGCGAGGTGAATTTTCTCCTATAATTTGGTTATGCTTGTCGAAtataatcaaagaaaataaacaaggagaagaagaaattgaggtCAGCATTGTGAAATGTATGCTTAGTAAGCTGGACCATGATGCCGTTGTCGATGGAGATGACATCATccaggaggaggagaagacaATAAGAAGTAATAATTCTGGTCATCTCCTTGCTGCGCTCTTGGAAAGGCTCAACCAAGGTTTATCAGATAAAAGGTATTTGATTGTGTTGGATGATGTGTGGCACATGAACGATTTCTACTCAGATTTAGGACATCTACTTGAGGTTCAGGAAGTTGGGGATCGCTTGTCGCACGGATTGCCTAAGGGTAGTGGTGGTGCGGTCATCGTCACTAGTAGGATACCGGAAGTGGTTGAAGCTATGGTGGTACCGGCGGAGGGGTCAGATCAACATTATAACAGCTTGATTATTCGTCTTGAGCCTTT
It encodes:
- the LOC18781952 gene encoding disease resistance RPP8-like protein 3 isoform X6, whose protein sequence is MAGDVAQFLQKKFLASLSETESELSGAVLISDLGAIKDIVISIDTRRLTGDYYCRFISVLLDLTEALTKCQVFSHEWKMHSHRKTHLAVFNHLSLRKICFVWKMKKRLAAIKRIFEAEFMKKEERIYNLRESSSRPYPEENLESELPVVEGEVVGFDEQLWKIRNFLLKPSPSSGAGFAAVGILGIAGAGKTTLVREFLSWWIVRGEFSPIIWLCLSNIIKENKQGEEEIEVSIVKCMLSKLDHDAVVDGDDIIQEEEKTIRSNNSGHLLAALLERLNQGLSDKRYLIVLDDVWHMNDFYSDLGHLLEVQEVGDRLSHGLPKGSGGAVIVTSRIPEVVEAMVVPAEGSDQHYNSLIIRLEPLDRQSCWGIFKDTVYGYLPDFEYQQHLEKVEIEIKDLCDGLPLAARTLAEIMSHKSHSLRWTSPPYRKSEELLQLPDFFFGIPIGRRTYPPYRKSEELLQLPDFSFGIPMLVFIDMRREEELIYKFGNHLYSDQVFGVLLEEPNMYNNPETVLKDVYGTLEKLKQNGYYGFASEIQKKMRIIVVGEDYVVNWILGVICDLKLPESPSIAPVPPPTSKWGSNWYNEHQYGIAASFGWKKISNISPLRSYLVDVALAKPMRIDRCHESLNLKPSSIQVNVIFPLSWHCLIRMKHTQSSTSQQEKPYSSFMDQLPHYLHEVGDVGKADNPILHGRFWYYLMLAVHDWSSRSSLCDGDPTF
- the LOC18782965 gene encoding disease resistance RPP13-like protein 4 — translated: MRNVTSTSASTSRNAEKFLPKLLDRLGKAKAKVIANINPGDDQEVVLSRFQKIEDGLQQMEDLKLLPRVTLWEHTLFNQFTVLERRVDKFFLGDDESNAFIGLEAITSFLTSMIENVDQIKASIPVVKLMPSYPKRSLEFTHWSLPELGLTAIKTLSQELSQMGVENGIYESRAMANMRRSYEHLEGTELRLCFLSFSIFPAESVIKKRPLIYWWIGEGFITATQDKTAEEVGDEIFGKLMKQGLIQPHGNAVNASSISTSCTLHPWIRYMLIGLARDALLFHFDSSWPWMPSCQASVCRRQCLVFDQNPTSPGEEDPLTVFNVNRNYLSFKREWLSKLKNVVVLQLGRWQSSPTHHIEVDDEGLFLKGIGAQHYLSFKYLSLRGMSGITRIPSCIFNIISLEILDLRACHNLETLPSDISSLRKLTHLDISECYFLEGMPKGIGKLSSLEVLKGFLIANLKNTPSRLGDLVKLKKLRRLSIYIGIEAVMQDKEFENLKEISSLRRLKISWAVVSPELRGKIARQSLDFSFPPDLEKLDLQGIPLKEVPPWLNPRQLTNMKKLYIRGGELCSLDHAGEETVTECKWRVEILRLKYLSNMKIELTEVEDQFPHLLYLEKVKCHEIEKDKYEKNIFWSKSQGMESANCSTPMPRMCDDGTARISGDEGTVQLCAIIGIETSSIELMYVV